One Rudaeicoccus suwonensis genomic window carries:
- a CDS encoding thiamine pyrophosphate-dependent enzyme encodes MTTVAEMLVEALAEHGVTQVWGVVGDALNPVTDAIRRDDRIEWIGVRHEEAAAFAAGAQAQLTGRIGVCMGTVGPGSIHLLNGLYDAKKSHAPVLAICGQVPSPEMGTDFFQEVNNDVLFADVAQFAQTVTAASQMPQLLEQAVNAAYSGQGVAVLTMPGDIGDEEVAKDARNPKFAPAAAEAAAPDDQLALAAKVLNDASAVTLLVGQGAREARAEILQLAQTLQAPMVLTLKGKETLEQDNPFQIGQSGLIGNPSTKKAFDDCEVLFMIGTDFPYRDWYPKGKTVIQLDARAEHIGRRTQVDHAVVGHTKPSLQALLPHLTARTDDKHLREATKAYGEWHERQQKLTSPDHDSTFLGRLRGKADNPDERIRPEAVAAALDRHAAADAIFTSDTGMSTVWISRFVEFRGTRRLLGSYNLGSMANAMPQALGAQALDRGRQVIANCGDGGLMMLLGDLRTAVSYQLPVTFVVYDNGRLGMVKLEQEQGGLPEFGTKLDNPDLAAVAAAMGLKSTRVTSADALDEAVRTALTSGEPYLLDIVTNPDEIALPPKPSVHQAWGFAIAKTKETLESA; translated from the coding sequence ATGACCACCGTCGCAGAAATGCTCGTCGAAGCCCTCGCCGAACACGGCGTCACCCAGGTCTGGGGTGTCGTGGGAGACGCCCTCAACCCGGTCACCGACGCGATTCGGCGCGACGACCGGATCGAGTGGATCGGCGTGCGCCACGAGGAGGCCGCCGCCTTCGCCGCGGGCGCGCAGGCGCAGCTGACCGGCCGCATCGGCGTGTGCATGGGGACCGTCGGGCCGGGTTCGATCCACCTGCTCAACGGGCTGTATGACGCAAAGAAGTCGCACGCTCCGGTCCTCGCGATCTGTGGCCAGGTCCCGAGCCCGGAGATGGGCACCGACTTCTTCCAGGAGGTCAACAACGACGTCCTGTTCGCCGACGTCGCGCAGTTCGCCCAGACCGTGACCGCGGCCAGCCAGATGCCGCAACTGCTGGAACAGGCTGTCAATGCTGCCTATTCGGGCCAAGGCGTCGCAGTCCTGACGATGCCCGGAGACATCGGCGACGAGGAGGTCGCCAAGGACGCGCGCAACCCGAAGTTCGCTCCGGCCGCGGCAGAAGCAGCGGCGCCAGACGATCAGTTGGCTCTGGCGGCCAAGGTCCTCAATGACGCTTCGGCGGTGACGCTGTTGGTCGGTCAGGGCGCACGCGAGGCGCGCGCCGAGATCCTGCAGCTCGCGCAGACCCTGCAGGCACCGATGGTGCTGACGCTGAAGGGCAAGGAGACCCTGGAGCAGGACAACCCGTTCCAGATCGGCCAGTCGGGGCTCATCGGCAATCCGTCGACCAAGAAGGCCTTCGACGACTGCGAGGTGCTGTTCATGATCGGCACCGACTTCCCCTACCGCGACTGGTATCCAAAGGGAAAGACAGTCATCCAGCTGGACGCCCGCGCCGAGCACATCGGTCGGCGCACCCAGGTCGATCACGCCGTCGTGGGGCACACCAAACCCAGCCTGCAGGCACTTCTGCCGCACCTGACCGCCCGCACCGACGACAAGCACCTGCGCGAGGCGACCAAGGCCTACGGCGAGTGGCACGAGCGCCAGCAGAAGCTCACGAGTCCCGATCACGACTCGACCTTCCTCGGCCGGTTGCGCGGCAAGGCCGACAACCCCGACGAGCGCATCCGGCCCGAAGCCGTGGCGGCCGCCCTCGATCGTCACGCCGCTGCGGATGCCATCTTCACCTCCGACACCGGTATGTCGACGGTCTGGATCTCGCGATTCGTCGAATTCCGTGGCACCAGAAGGCTGCTCGGGTCATACAACCTGGGCTCGATGGCCAACGCGATGCCGCAGGCACTCGGCGCACAGGCACTCGACCGCGGCCGTCAGGTGATCGCCAACTGCGGCGACGGCGGACTGATGATGCTGCTCGGTGACCTGCGCACGGCGGTGAGCTATCAGTTGCCGGTGACCTTCGTGGTCTACGACAACGGTCGCCTGGGCATGGTCAAGCTCGAGCAGGAGCAAGGCGGGTTGCCGGAGTTCGGCACGAAGCTGGACAACCCGGATCTGGCCGCCGTGGCAGCCGCGATGGGCCTGAAGTCGACCCGGGTCACCTCGGCGGACGCGCTCGACGAGGCGGTGCGAACTGCCCTGACGTCCGGTGAGCCGTATCTGCTCGACATCGTGACCAACCCCGACGAGATCGCGCTGCCGCCCAAGCCCAGCGTGCACCAGGCGTGGGGGTTCGCCATCGCCAAGACCAAGGAGACCCTCGAAAGCGCCTGA
- a CDS encoding FMN-binding glutamate synthase family protein: MGKWQTTAGVAGSAVAALAARDLIQRKHSILRNYPVIGHMRYLLEGIRPELQQYFIERNWDGRPYDRDTRSVIYERAKGIHGEQPFGTERDVHAAGYENLVHSTAPLEEPDEPPRVLVGGPDCSKPYSMALLNVSAMSFGALSANAIRALNKGAALGGFAHDTGEGGLSSYHLENGGDLVWEIGSGYFSTRTKDGDFDPEMFRDKSAHDQVKCVSLKLSQGAKPGIGGVLPASKVTKEIADIRGVPQGKKCVSPASHKVFHTPTELIEFIARMRDLSGGKPAGFKLCVGSRRDVLAMCKAMIEVGTTPDFIIVDGAEGGTGAAPLEFEDHVGMPLTSGLLTVHNALVGAGLRDTIKIGASGKVAGGADLVKRLIQGADYTNAARAMMMAVGCIQAQQCHTDKCPVGVATQSHARARAIDIGDKSERVRRYQEATVKQAAQLMASLGAREPHELSPHMLRYNVAENQSRSYAELFTWLEPGELLSGGPHDWAADWAAASADAFSPQLSRHRTANPGGAA, encoded by the coding sequence ATGGGGAAATGGCAGACCACCGCAGGTGTTGCAGGCAGCGCCGTCGCGGCGTTGGCCGCACGGGATCTGATCCAGCGCAAGCACTCGATCCTTCGCAACTATCCCGTCATCGGACACATGCGGTATCTCCTCGAGGGCATCCGTCCGGAACTGCAGCAGTACTTCATCGAACGCAACTGGGACGGCCGACCATACGACCGCGACACCCGCTCGGTGATCTACGAGCGCGCCAAGGGCATCCACGGCGAGCAACCCTTCGGCACCGAGCGCGACGTGCACGCGGCGGGCTACGAGAACCTCGTGCACTCGACCGCGCCGCTGGAAGAACCGGACGAACCACCACGCGTGCTGGTCGGCGGTCCCGACTGCAGCAAGCCGTACAGCATGGCGTTGCTCAACGTGTCGGCAATGAGCTTCGGAGCTTTGTCCGCCAACGCGATTCGCGCCCTCAACAAGGGAGCTGCGCTCGGCGGTTTCGCGCACGACACCGGCGAGGGCGGGTTGTCGTCATACCACTTGGAGAACGGCGGCGACCTGGTCTGGGAGATCGGCTCGGGGTACTTCAGCACCCGCACCAAGGACGGCGACTTCGACCCGGAGATGTTCCGCGACAAGTCCGCTCACGACCAGGTCAAGTGCGTGTCACTGAAGTTGAGCCAGGGTGCGAAGCCCGGCATCGGTGGTGTGCTGCCTGCTTCCAAGGTCACCAAGGAGATCGCCGACATCCGCGGCGTGCCACAGGGGAAGAAGTGCGTCAGCCCCGCTTCGCACAAGGTCTTCCACACCCCCACCGAGCTCATCGAGTTCATCGCGCGCATGCGTGACCTGAGCGGCGGCAAGCCCGCCGGCTTCAAGCTCTGCGTCGGCTCGCGACGAGATGTGCTCGCGATGTGCAAGGCGATGATCGAGGTGGGCACGACACCCGACTTCATCATCGTCGACGGAGCCGAGGGCGGAACCGGTGCGGCGCCACTGGAGTTCGAGGACCACGTCGGTATGCCGCTCACGTCCGGCCTGCTCACCGTGCACAACGCACTCGTCGGAGCCGGTCTGCGCGACACGATCAAGATCGGTGCCAGCGGCAAGGTCGCCGGCGGAGCAGATCTGGTCAAACGGCTCATCCAGGGCGCCGATTACACCAACGCCGCCCGCGCAATGATGATGGCCGTGGGGTGCATCCAGGCCCAGCAGTGCCACACGGACAAGTGCCCGGTCGGCGTGGCCACGCAGAGTCACGCCCGCGCTCGCGCGATCGACATCGGTGACAAGAGCGAGCGTGTGCGTCGCTACCAGGAGGCGACGGTCAAGCAGGCCGCCCAGTTGATGGCGAGCCTGGGCGCGCGCGAGCCGCATGAGCTCAGCCCGCATATGCTTCGTTACAACGTCGCCGAAAACCAAAGTCGTTCGTACGCAGAGCTTTTCACCTGGCTCGAGCCGGGTGAGCTGCTCAGTGGTGGCCCCCACGACTGGGCCGCCGACTGGGCAGCAGCCAGCGCCGACGCCTTCTCACCGCAACTGAGTCGTCACCGCACCGCCAACCCCGGAGGAGCCGCATGA
- the treS gene encoding maltose alpha-D-glucosyltransferase, with product MAPPNFSLQQPGLRHDPQWFRKAVFYEVLVRAFGDSTGNGSGDFSGLINRLDYLQWLGVDCLWLPPFYASPLRDGGYDIADYKAVLPEFGTLPEFTELVSQAHARGIRIVTDLVINHTSDQHPWFQASRSDPEGPFGDYYMWSDTDEKYADARIIFIDTEVSNWTFDPVRRQFFWHRFFSHQPDLNFENEKVHEEVFDIVRFWMDLGIDGFRLDAIPYLYAEEGHNCENHPKTHEFLAKLRAMVDEEYPGRVLLAEANQMPREVVDYFGTEEAPECHMCFHFPIMPRLYYALRDEKATRIIEVMDDTPAIPQGTQWGTFLRNHDELTLEMVTPEERAAMYGWYAPDPRMRANVGIRRRLATLLDNSRAEIELIHALLLSLPGSPCLYYGDEIGMGDNIWLDDRDAVRTPMQWSPDRNAGFSTSDPGKLYLPVISSLVHHYNNVNVEAQMGSGSSLLHWVREMLAIRSRYPVFGLGDYVSAPSDNEAILAFTRSVSDADASDADEELEVRDVLCVNNLSSRPQSVTVTLPERFSGARLRDLFGGSRFPSVGDDGTVTLTLGSRDFFWLSIRSTTGD from the coding sequence GTGGCACCGCCGAATTTCAGTCTTCAACAACCAGGCCTGCGGCACGACCCGCAGTGGTTCCGCAAGGCCGTGTTCTACGAAGTGCTCGTGCGCGCCTTCGGCGACTCGACGGGCAACGGGTCCGGCGACTTCTCCGGCCTGATCAACCGTCTCGACTATCTGCAGTGGCTCGGTGTCGACTGCCTGTGGTTGCCGCCGTTCTACGCATCGCCGCTGCGCGACGGTGGTTACGACATCGCCGATTACAAGGCTGTGCTGCCGGAGTTCGGCACGCTGCCGGAGTTCACCGAGTTGGTCTCGCAGGCGCACGCCCGCGGCATCCGGATCGTCACCGACCTGGTCATCAATCACACCAGCGATCAGCACCCGTGGTTCCAGGCGTCCCGGTCCGACCCCGAGGGCCCGTTCGGCGACTACTACATGTGGTCCGACACCGACGAGAAGTATGCCGACGCGCGCATCATCTTCATCGACACCGAGGTGTCCAACTGGACCTTCGACCCGGTCCGGCGGCAGTTCTTCTGGCACCGGTTCTTCTCCCACCAGCCGGACCTGAACTTCGAGAACGAGAAGGTCCACGAGGAAGTCTTCGACATCGTCCGCTTCTGGATGGACCTGGGAATCGACGGTTTCCGCCTCGACGCGATCCCCTACCTGTATGCCGAGGAGGGGCACAACTGCGAGAACCACCCCAAGACACACGAGTTCCTCGCCAAGCTGCGAGCGATGGTCGACGAGGAGTACCCCGGCCGGGTGCTGCTCGCCGAGGCCAACCAGATGCCGCGGGAGGTCGTCGACTACTTCGGCACCGAGGAGGCCCCCGAGTGCCATATGTGCTTCCACTTCCCGATCATGCCGCGGCTCTACTACGCCCTGCGTGACGAGAAGGCCACGCGCATCATCGAGGTGATGGACGACACCCCCGCCATACCGCAGGGGACGCAGTGGGGCACCTTCCTGCGCAACCACGACGAGTTGACGCTGGAGATGGTCACGCCGGAGGAGCGCGCCGCGATGTACGGCTGGTACGCCCCGGATCCGCGGATGCGCGCCAACGTCGGGATCCGCCGCCGGCTGGCCACGCTGCTCGACAACTCCCGGGCCGAGATCGAGTTGATCCATGCGCTGCTGCTGTCCCTGCCCGGCTCACCGTGCCTGTACTACGGCGACGAGATCGGGATGGGCGACAACATCTGGCTGGACGACCGCGATGCGGTGCGCACCCCCATGCAGTGGTCGCCGGACCGCAACGCCGGGTTCTCCACCTCAGACCCCGGAAAGCTTTATCTGCCAGTCATTTCCAGCCTGGTACACCACTACAACAACGTCAACGTCGAAGCCCAGATGGGGTCGGGTTCGTCGCTGCTGCACTGGGTCCGCGAGATGCTCGCGATCCGCTCCCGGTATCCGGTCTTCGGCCTCGGCGACTACGTCTCGGCGCCGAGCGACAACGAGGCGATCCTGGCGTTCACCCGATCGGTGAGCGATGCCGACGCCTCCGACGCCGACGAGGAGTTGGAGGTGCGCGACGTGCTGTGCGTGAACAACCTGTCGAGCCGGCCGCAGTCGGTGACGGTCACGCTGCCGGAGCGCTTCAGCGGTGCCCGGCTGCGAGATCTGTTCGGTGGCAGTCGTTTTCCCTCGGTCGGCGACGACGGGACGGTCACCCTGACCCTCGGCTCGCGCGACTTCTTCTGGCTGTCCATCCGCTCCACGACGGGAGACTGA
- the glgP gene encoding alpha-glucan family phosphorylase, whose translation MRAIRRFHVRTALPEALTPLSELATNLRWSWDSRTREIFHDMDPQAWSRVHQDPVALLAALTPDRLNALANDPGFVGRVHHASERLHDYLRKPVWFDGFNGDQLAPASIAYFSAEFGITHVLPQYSGGLGILAGDHLKSASDLGVPIVGIGLFYKSGYFKQRLSADGWQQEQYPLLDPDDLPLSLVREADGTPAQVQLALPEGRTLHAHIWKAQVGRVPLLLLDSDVVANDQAGRELTGRLYGGGGDQRLQQEMLLGIGGVRALRIWSRLTGAPAPEVYHCNEGHAGFLSVERISELVTGSGLSFEQAAQVVRASNVFTTHTPVPAGIDRFDAELVRIHFSGSAEIAGVPAASILPIGAESYEGGSDGIFNMAVMGLRMAQRCNGVSQLHGVVSREMFDGLWPGFDDSEVPITSITNGVHAPTWMDRKVVDLGRKHLGIDGVREVFGWDQVHRIPRHELWAVKRELREQLIADVRERMRKSARHRGATLAEVGWTRSILDPDVLTIGFARRVPTYKRLTLMLRDPDRLKALLLDPDRPIQLVIAGKSHPADETGKKLIQQMVRFADDPAIRHRIVFLPNYDIAMAQQLYPGVDVWLNNPLRPFEACGTSGMKAALNGALNLSILDGWWDEWYDGNNGWAIPTADGIEDEDRRDDIESAALYDLIETQVAARFYDVDEDGVPHHWLEMVEHSLKSLGPKVLATRMVQDYTSLLYTPAAIAGRAAAADQFELAKQLAAYGEVARAQFHNVQVEHVESDGVGDAPLFGDELVVRAYVRLGELRPEQVAVQVVHGRAGETDELTDVEIVQMSATEDLGDGRFRFDGTFAMTRTGAFGYSVRVLPAHEGLASAAELGLVVNA comes from the coding sequence GTGAGAGCCATCCGACGTTTCCACGTCCGAACCGCCCTGCCCGAGGCGCTGACGCCGTTGTCCGAGCTCGCGACGAACCTGCGCTGGTCCTGGGACAGCCGCACCCGCGAGATCTTCCACGACATGGATCCGCAGGCCTGGAGCCGCGTGCACCAGGATCCTGTCGCGCTGCTCGCGGCGCTGACCCCGGACCGGCTCAATGCCCTCGCGAATGACCCCGGCTTCGTCGGACGCGTGCACCACGCCAGCGAGCGACTGCACGACTACCTGCGCAAGCCCGTGTGGTTCGACGGATTCAACGGCGATCAGCTCGCACCAGCGTCCATCGCCTACTTCAGCGCGGAGTTCGGCATCACTCACGTGCTGCCGCAATACTCAGGTGGCCTGGGCATCCTGGCCGGCGATCACCTCAAATCGGCCAGTGACCTGGGCGTGCCGATCGTCGGCATCGGGCTGTTCTACAAGTCGGGCTACTTCAAGCAGCGGCTGTCCGCAGACGGGTGGCAGCAGGAGCAGTACCCCCTGCTCGACCCCGACGACCTGCCGTTGTCGTTGGTGCGAGAGGCCGATGGGACTCCCGCCCAGGTGCAGCTGGCGCTGCCCGAGGGCCGCACCTTGCACGCGCACATCTGGAAGGCGCAGGTCGGCCGGGTGCCGCTGCTGCTACTCGACTCCGATGTCGTCGCCAACGACCAGGCCGGACGAGAGCTGACCGGCCGGCTGTATGGCGGTGGTGGTGACCAGCGGCTGCAGCAGGAGATGCTGCTCGGCATCGGTGGCGTGCGTGCGCTGCGCATCTGGTCGCGTCTCACGGGTGCGCCGGCGCCGGAGGTCTACCACTGCAACGAGGGGCATGCCGGGTTCCTCAGCGTCGAACGCATCAGCGAGCTCGTCACCGGGTCCGGTCTGAGCTTCGAGCAGGCCGCGCAGGTCGTGCGTGCCAGCAATGTGTTCACCACTCACACGCCTGTGCCCGCTGGAATCGACCGATTCGACGCCGAACTCGTCCGGATCCACTTCTCCGGCAGCGCCGAAATCGCCGGCGTGCCTGCAGCCTCGATCCTGCCGATCGGTGCCGAATCCTACGAGGGTGGCAGCGACGGCATCTTCAACATGGCCGTGATGGGCCTGCGCATGGCACAGCGCTGCAACGGTGTCTCGCAGTTGCACGGTGTCGTCAGCCGCGAGATGTTCGACGGACTGTGGCCCGGCTTCGACGACAGCGAAGTGCCGATCACCAGCATCACCAACGGCGTTCACGCTCCGACGTGGATGGACCGCAAGGTCGTCGACCTCGGTCGCAAACACTTGGGCATCGACGGGGTGCGCGAGGTCTTCGGTTGGGATCAGGTCCACCGGATTCCGCGCCACGAGCTGTGGGCGGTCAAGCGGGAGCTTCGCGAGCAATTGATCGCCGACGTGCGCGAGCGGATGCGCAAGTCCGCCCGACACCGCGGTGCGACGCTGGCCGAAGTCGGCTGGACCCGCAGCATCCTCGACCCGGACGTCCTCACGATCGGGTTCGCCCGCCGCGTGCCGACCTACAAACGGCTCACGCTGATGTTGCGTGACCCTGACCGGCTCAAGGCACTGCTGCTGGATCCGGATCGTCCGATCCAGTTGGTCATCGCCGGCAAGTCGCACCCCGCCGACGAGACCGGCAAGAAACTGATCCAGCAGATGGTGCGCTTCGCCGACGACCCCGCCATACGGCACCGCATCGTCTTCCTGCCCAACTACGACATCGCGATGGCGCAGCAGCTCTACCCCGGCGTCGACGTGTGGCTGAACAACCCGTTGCGCCCGTTCGAGGCCTGCGGCACATCCGGCATGAAGGCCGCGCTGAACGGCGCCCTCAATCTGTCGATTCTCGATGGCTGGTGGGACGAGTGGTATGACGGCAACAACGGCTGGGCGATCCCGACGGCCGACGGCATCGAGGACGAAGACCGCCGCGACGACATCGAATCGGCGGCGCTGTACGACCTGATCGAGACGCAGGTCGCGGCCCGCTTCTACGACGTCGACGAGGACGGCGTGCCGCACCACTGGCTCGAGATGGTCGAGCACTCGCTGAAGTCGCTCGGCCCGAAGGTCCTGGCGACGCGGATGGTGCAGGACTACACCTCACTGCTCTACACGCCGGCCGCGATCGCCGGTCGTGCCGCGGCAGCCGACCAGTTCGAACTGGCGAAACAGCTTGCGGCGTATGGCGAAGTCGCTCGCGCGCAGTTCCACAACGTGCAGGTCGAGCACGTCGAGTCCGATGGCGTCGGCGATGCACCGCTGTTCGGCGACGAACTGGTCGTGCGCGCCTACGTCCGCCTCGGCGAGCTGCGTCCGGAGCAGGTCGCGGTGCAGGTCGTGCACGGTCGCGCGGGCGAGACCGATGAACTGACCGACGTCGAGATCGTGCAGATGAGCGCGACCGAGGACCTCGGCGACGGCAGGTTCCGTTTCGACGGGACGTTCGCGATGACCCGCACAGGAGCCTTCGGCTACAGCGTGCGGGTGCTGCCCGCGCATGAGGGTTTGGCCAGCGCTGCCGAACTCGGACTCGTCGTCAACGCCTGA
- a CDS encoding alpha-1,4-glucan--maltose-1-phosphate maltosyltransferase, with product MSRRSPGSMQDPHPDPASCSVGVVTDPDPIAHRLPTTLAPSTDPRSTASPIGRIPVRDVGPSVDGGELPTKSVVGEEFSITATVFREGHDAVNATVVVTDPTGTVTPLPMHCTNPGLDLWECTVSADRAGFWTYRVEGWSDPYGTWAHDAVIKIAADVDVDVMLEEGARILERAIGEVQRPAADRATLTTAIAGLRDTKQPPATRIAAGTDVGVARVLAAAPLRDHVTAGATYTWWVERQRALTGAWYEIFPRSEGAHFDDETGEWVSGTLRTAAERLPAIADMGFDVVYLTPVHPIGTTNRKGPNNTLTAGPGDPGSPYGIGSPDGGHDAIHPDLGTFDDFDAFVARARELDLEVALDLALQCSPDHPWVTEHPEWFTTRADGTIAYAENPPKKYQDIYPVNFDNDPAGIYAEVRRIVQVWIDHGVTIFRVDNPHTKPVEFWQWLIADVARSHPEIIWLAEAFTRPAMMATLGKVGFQQSYTYYAWRNGAEELQEYVEELAFDSAAYMRPSFWPTTHDILTPYMQYGGPTAWKLRAALAATLVPTYGIYAGYELIEHVARPGAEEQLDNEKYQYKDREWSRYAEGGDRAGQSLAPFLKHVNEIRRAHPSLQWLRNITFHRVDDPAMLAFSKRSGDDVIIVVANTDPHSTRESTVHLDLTALGLQAEEAFTAHDLLTDASWHWGADNYVRLGPDAEPLHIIHVRRF from the coding sequence ATGAGCAGGCGGTCGCCCGGATCGATGCAAGACCCGCATCCGGACCCTGCATCTTGTAGCGTCGGTGTGGTGACTGATCCGGATCCGATCGCCCACCGTCTGCCGACGACACTCGCCCCCTCAACCGACCCACGATCCACAGCATCACCCATTGGCCGTATCCCCGTGCGAGATGTCGGACCGTCCGTCGACGGCGGCGAGTTGCCAACGAAATCCGTTGTGGGTGAAGAGTTTTCGATCACCGCGACTGTCTTCCGCGAGGGCCACGACGCGGTGAACGCAACCGTCGTGGTCACCGATCCGACGGGCACCGTCACGCCATTGCCGATGCACTGCACCAATCCGGGGCTGGATCTGTGGGAGTGCACGGTCAGCGCCGATCGGGCCGGTTTCTGGACCTATCGGGTCGAAGGCTGGTCCGATCCGTACGGCACCTGGGCGCACGACGCCGTGATCAAGATCGCAGCCGATGTCGACGTCGACGTCATGCTCGAGGAGGGCGCACGCATCCTTGAACGGGCAATCGGCGAGGTGCAGCGGCCGGCTGCCGATCGCGCGACCCTCACCACCGCGATCGCCGGTCTGCGCGACACGAAGCAGCCGCCTGCAACCCGCATCGCCGCAGGCACCGACGTCGGCGTGGCGCGGGTCCTCGCCGCGGCACCGTTGCGCGACCACGTCACGGCCGGTGCGACATACACCTGGTGGGTTGAGCGGCAACGCGCGCTGACCGGCGCGTGGTACGAGATCTTCCCGCGCAGCGAGGGCGCGCACTTCGACGACGAGACCGGCGAATGGGTCTCCGGGACGCTGCGCACCGCCGCCGAACGTCTGCCCGCGATCGCCGACATGGGCTTCGACGTTGTCTACCTGACACCGGTGCACCCGATCGGCACGACCAACCGCAAAGGCCCCAACAACACCCTCACCGCAGGCCCGGGAGACCCCGGATCGCCATACGGCATCGGCAGCCCGGACGGCGGGCACGACGCCATCCACCCCGACCTGGGCACCTTCGACGATTTCGACGCCTTCGTCGCCCGCGCCCGCGAACTCGATCTGGAGGTCGCGCTCGACCTGGCGCTGCAGTGCTCCCCCGACCACCCGTGGGTGACCGAGCATCCGGAGTGGTTCACCACGCGCGCCGACGGCACCATCGCCTACGCCGAGAACCCGCCGAAGAAATATCAGGACATCTATCCGGTCAACTTCGACAACGACCCGGCCGGCATCTACGCCGAGGTCCGCAGGATCGTGCAGGTGTGGATCGACCACGGGGTCACGATCTTCCGTGTCGACAACCCGCACACCAAGCCGGTGGAGTTCTGGCAGTGGCTGATCGCCGACGTCGCCCGCTCACACCCCGAGATCATCTGGCTGGCCGAAGCATTCACCCGGCCTGCGATGATGGCGACCCTTGGGAAGGTCGGCTTCCAGCAGAGCTACACCTACTACGCCTGGCGCAACGGGGCCGAGGAACTCCAGGAGTATGTCGAAGAGCTCGCGTTCGACTCAGCGGCGTACATGCGGCCGAGCTTCTGGCCGACCACACACGACATCCTGACGCCGTACATGCAGTACGGCGGACCGACCGCGTGGAAGCTGCGCGCAGCCCTCGCCGCGACGCTGGTGCCGACATACGGCATCTACGCGGGATACGAGCTCATCGAGCACGTCGCGCGACCGGGCGCCGAGGAACAACTCGACAACGAGAAGTATCAATACAAGGACCGTGAGTGGTCCAGATACGCCGAAGGTGGCGATCGCGCCGGGCAGAGCCTGGCTCCATTCCTGAAGCATGTCAACGAGATTCGGCGGGCGCACCCGTCGTTGCAGTGGCTGCGAAACATCACCTTCCACCGCGTCGACGACCCGGCGATGCTGGCGTTCTCCAAGCGCAGTGGCGACGACGTGATCATCGTGGTTGCCAACACCGACCCGCACTCCACCCGCGAGTCCACAGTGCACCTCGACCTCACGGCGCTGGGTCTGCAGGCCGAGGAGGCGTTCACCGCGCACGATCTGCTCACCGATGCCAGCTGGCATTGGGGGGCCGACAACTACGTCCGACTCGGCCCCGACGCCGAACCGTTGCACATCATCCACGTCCGGAGGTTCTGA